In a genomic window of Trichoderma atroviride chromosome 4, complete sequence:
- a CDS encoding uncharacterized protein (EggNog:ENOG41~TransMembrane:2 (n3-14c19/20o29-58i79-98o)) produces the protein MAGFLSSLGFCLLFSLLHSFQASFIHPFVLLFLGSIFLTPVAGRLFQSLLSSFDFLFFSTSTKKKNHFIYPITNFKMQFSIVTVLALAAVAIASPTGFAKRQDIGADIPASTPAMSDSQGNVVPFSSKDVHLGAIKRGVYIKRSF, from the exons ATGGCTggctttctctcctctcttggattttgtcttttgttttcccttcttcATTCCTTTCAAGCATCCTTCATTCACCCTTTCGTGTTACTTTTTCTTGGTTCTATCTTCTTGACTCCTGTCGCCGGTCGACTTTTTCAATcgcttctttcatctttcgactttctctttttttccacgtcaacaaaaaaaaaaaaccatttTATATACCCCATCACCAACTTCAAAATGCAGTTCTCCATCGTGACCGTTCTTGCTCtggccgccgtcgccatcgccagccccACAG GCTTTGCCAAGCGTCAAGACATTGGCGCCGACATCCCTGCCAGCACTCCTGCCATGTCAGATTCCCAGGGCAACGTCGTGCCCTTCAGCTCAAAGGACGTCCACCTGGGCGCTATCAAGCGAGGAGTCTACATCAAGAGGAGCTTTTAA
- a CDS encoding uncharacterized protein (EggNog:ENOG41~BUSCO:EOG092D3FYF) gives MAIRAQLLQTLLTAPAFDAPLCHESVETQDETDTKSFSSVLLIRLGSIFKRFLASSDPRGFWQQAKTQIFFSLGSFVTFFACTDFLSPPLSFYVTFSVSPRSSRSMATAEHCIVCFEALDAELNNRKPLSLEQIQSSWAAYKASGPTSANAPLNPALRRLAADGASSSSSSSSSSTSLSATGGDSTPATSTSSLPDAPPTAAPLFITWNTVDPDDQDVSLRGCIGTFESQPLAEGIHEYALISALQDTRFRPISKRELPSLQAAVTLLTDFEDADDMHDWVVGTHGIRISFSDRGRRYGATYLPDVALEQGWTKDEALFSLIRKAGWMGSRSKWQDLDIRVTRYQGKKISVDYPEYKKWRDWVESKQ, from the exons ATGGCAATAAGAGCCCAGCTCCTACAGACACTCCTGACAGCACCAGCGTTTGATGCGCCTCTTTGCCACGAGTCCGTTGAAACGCAAGACGAAACAGACACCAAAAG CTTTTCCTCCGTGCTTCTAATCCGCCTCGgttccatcttcaagcgGTTCCTGGCCTCTTCTGATCCTCGCGGCTTCTGGCAGCAGGCAAAGACTcaaatcttcttcagccttggTTCCTTCGTGACGTTCTTTGCTTGTACtgattttctctctcctccgcTCTCCTTCTACGTCACCTTCTCCGTGTCTCCTCGCTCCAGCCGCAGCATGGCCACCGCTGAGCATTGTATCGTATGTTTCGAGGCTCTTGATGCCGAACTCAATAACCGCAAACCTCTCTCCCTTGAGCAAATCCAGTCCTCCTGGGCTGCGTACAAAGCCAGCGGGCCTACTTCCGCCAACGCTCCCTTGAATCCGGCTCTCCGCCGTCTCGCTGCCGATGGcgcttcgtcctcgtcctcgtcttcctcatcgtcaaCGTCGCTCTCGGCAACAGGAGGAGATTCAACGCCTGCAACATCCACGTCCTCCCTCCCTGACGCTCCGCCAACGGCAGCTCCCCTCTTCATCACCTGGAATACCGTCGATCCTGACGACCAGGACGTCTCCCTCCGCGGCTGCATCGGCACTTTTGAGTCCCAGCCTCTGGCGGAAGGAATCCACGAATATGCCCTCATATCCGCCCTGCAAGACACCCGCTTCCGCCCCATATCCAAGCGCGAACTGCCCTCGCTTCAGGCGGCCGTGACGCTCCTCACAGACTTTGAAGACGCAGACGACATGCACGACTGGGTGGTTGGCACTCACGGTATCCGGATTTCGTTTTCAGATCGCGGCCGCCGCTACGGTGCGACGTATCTTCCCGACGTAGCACTTGAGCAAGGATGGACCAAGGACGAGGCTCTCTTCAGCTTGATCCGCAAGGCAGGCTGGATGGGCAGTCGATCCAAGTGGCAGGACTTGGACATTAGAGTAACTCGCTACCAGGGCAAGAAAATCAGCGTCGACTATCCAGAGTATAAGAAGTGGAGAGACTGGGTCGAAAGCAAGCAGTAA
- a CDS encoding uncharacterized protein (EggNog:ENOG41) yields the protein MTAQDQAPVPISITICGDGGCGKSSITLRLVRSAWTSDYDPTIEDNYSVTRVIDGVTYHLCLTDTAGQEEYRGMWASSNLGADAFLMVYDITSRDSLDALQHFDELISMESEVRLDNADRARIAGISPAYTGSGAGSRTVQPVKIVAGNKCDLQDKRTVPAATGLEWSRSRGCGFMETSARLEVNIEETFALIVKRVVEARKLAEEGGDSADLSARGMTKPLTPLPGSGGDGDEKRGPGVRGPILNGDKVGRGQGGFWKKLRCW from the coding sequence atgACAGCACAGGACCAAGCCCCCGtgcccatctccatcaccatctgcGGCGATGGAGGCTGCGGCAAGTCGTCCATCACCCTGCGCCTCGTGCGCTCCGCGTGGACGTCCGACTACGACCCGACCATCGAGGACAACTACAGCGTCACGCGCGTCATCGACGGCGTCACCTACCACCTGTGCCTCACGGACACGGCCGGCCAGGAGGAGTACCGCGGCATGTGGGCGTCGTCCAACCTCGGCGCCGACGCCTTCCTCATGGTCTACGACATCACGTCGCGCGACTCGCTCGACGCCCTGCAGCACTTTGACGAGCTCATCAGCATGGAGTCCGAGGTGCGCCTCGACAACGCCGACCGCGCGCGCATCGCCGGCATCAGCCCGGCCTACACCGGCTCCGGCGCCGGCTCCAGGACCGTCCAGCCCGTCAAGATTGTGGCCGGCAACAAGTGCGACCTGCAGGACAAGAGGACGGTGCCGGCGGCCACGGGGCTCGAGTGGTCGCGCTCGCGCGGCTGCGGCTTCATGGAGACGAGCGCCCGCCTCGAGGTCAACATTGAGGAGACGTTTGCGCTCATTGTGAAGCGCGTGGTCGAGGCCCGGAAGCTCGCCGAGGAGGGCGGCGACAGCGCCGACCTGAGCGCGCGGGGCATGACGAAGCCGCTGACGCCTTTGCCTGGCTCGGggggcgatggcgatgagaagcGCGGTCCTGGGGTTCGGGGTCCTATATTGAACGGGGACAAGGTCGGGCGTGGGCAAGGCGGCttttggaagaagctgcgtTGTTggtga